In Bacillus spongiae, the DNA window CCAACGAGAGTGAAAATCTTACACTTACTTGCTCAAAAAGAACACTCTGTTAATGATATAGCCGAAACGTTATCTCTTCTTCAAACAACGGTTTCTCATCAATTACGCTTCTTAAAGAATTTACGATTAGTCAAATATAGACGTGAAGGAACGACACTATATTACTCTGCTGATGATGATCATGTGATGAACATGTTACAGCAAACAATCCACCATGCCAGACATCATTAGTACTTTGGGGAGAGATGAAGAATGAATGAGTATAGGTTACAAGGTCTCTCTTGTGGAAACTGTGCAAGAGAGATGGAGGAAGCAATAAATAAATTAGAGAATGGGGAAGGGTCAAGGATTCTCTACAATAGTAGTAAACTGATTCTAACTAATGAGGTTGATTTGCAAAAAGTAGAGAAAATTCTCTCGGCGGATGGAGCCATCATTGTCAAAGAAGGCGATTATGATTCAATGGATCATACCCACTCGCATGACCGAACAGATCGTATGAAAATCTTGCTTGGCCTATCAACAATCATTTTCTTAGCAGCCATTTATGTTGATACACAAGTTCAAACGAATATACCAGTCATTATGTATTTAACTGCTGCGGCTTTAAGTGGATACCCAACCTTTATTAAAGGGGCAAAAAATCTAGTTCAGCTCAAGTTTAACATCGATACGCTCATGACCATTGCTTTAATTGGTGCTTTTTCTATCGGAGAATGGAAAGAAGGTACGTTAGTAGCCATTTTATTCGGTGTAAATGAATTACTAGAAGGCTTGGGGATGGCGAAGGCTAGAAAGTCAATGGAGGAATTATTAAAGGTTGCCCCGAAGGAAGCGATTCTGCTTGAGAACGGGCATGAAAGAATCGTCCCTATTGAAACACTTAGGAAGGGGGATGTAGTTCTCGTCAAATCAGGTCAAAAAATCCCTTCTGATGGGATAGTCGTCTCAGGAAGAAGTTCAGTGAATGAAGCAGCCATCACAGGGGAAGCGATGCCTGTAGAAAAAGAAAAAAATGAGAAAGTATTTGGGGGGAGTATTAATAACGAAGGTGTGCTCAAAGTAAGCATTACGAAAGAGTATAAGGACTCCTCCTTGGCCAAAATCCTTCATTTAGTTGAAGAAGCACAGGAAACGAAAACACCAACTGAACAATTTATTAATCGATTTGCTAAATACTACACGCCGCTAATTATGGTCGTTTCCCTTTTAGTCATGGTGATTCCCCCACTCATTATCGGAGGTGATTGGGGGATATGGTTTTACCAAGGGTTAGCCGTTCTTATTGTTGGTTGTCCTTGCGCTTTAATTCTTTCGTCCCCCATTGCTATTGTTTCAGGAATAGCACGTAATGCTAAAAATGGAATTCTAGTAAAGGGAGGGGTATTCCTTGAGCAGCTTGGAAAAATTAATACCGTTGCGTTTGACAAGACAGGGACATTAACAAAAGGTCATCCTTATGTAGAAAAGATGTTCGTCTATGATGAAAAGCGATTTTTCTCCATTGCTGGTTCGATTGAAAAGAATTCTACCCACCCTATTGCAAAAGCTGTAATGGAAAAGGTTAATGAACAAGGTATTCTGTTTATTGAGCCAGACGACATTCGTACCATTTCAGGTCAAGGTGTGACTGCTGTAATCAATGGCAAAGAGTATACAGTAGGGAATGAACAAAGCCTCCATTTCCCATTGCCTGACGATGTCGCAGCAAACATTCAACTGTTAAAAGATGAAGGCTATACACTTGTCATTGTTTCAGATAAAGTCACTGTATTAGGCGTGTTTGGTGTAACGGATGAAATTAGACAGGAGAGTAAAGAAATTATTAATCAGCTTTATTCAGCTGGGATTAACAATACCGTTATGTTAACGGGAGACCATGATAAGACAGCAGAAAAGGTAGCAAAACAGGTAGGGCTTACTCATTATTATGCGAGTCTATTACCAGAGGATAAAGTAGCGAAAGTGAAAGAGCTGACGAAACGTGGAAAAGTAGCCATGGTAGGTGATGGGATTAATGATGCTCCTGCATTAGCAACAGCCGATCTAGGTATTGCTATGGGGAAAGGAACGGATAGTGCAATTGAAACAGCCGATATCGTCTTAATGCAAGATCATTTAGGGAAACTCCCCTCTGCTGTAAAAATTTCGAAGAGGGTAAATAATATTATTAAGTTAAACCTTTCATTAGCTTTAGGCTTAAAACTTATTGCTTTATTACTAACTATTCCAGGCTGGCTTACCCTTTGGATTGCTATTTTATCAGATATGGGTGCAACGATTTTGGTTACGTTAATTAGCTTGACGATTATGATTGGAGAGACGAAATAAGGTCTCTGAACCTGTGTAGGGGAGTAGGACCAAACCTACTCCCTAAACAGATGAAGGAAATTGTGATATATTTTCTATATAAAATGAGTTGAGATTGTGGTTTGGAAAAGTAGCATAGAAAGGAAGGGAAAAATGGACATCGTTAATGTTATATTAGTATATTTGATTTTATCAATCCCAACGTTGCTAGTATTGTTTTTCTTTAAACGAAAATCGAGGCAGGAGCTTCAAAAGTTAGAAAAAGAAATGAATGAAAATGAAGTATAGGGTGGGAAATTATTCATTACTAGCAAGGACTACATGAAGATATGTACCGATTCTCCTTGAGAAATAAATTAAAAAAAGAAATTGAAGTGCCAATTCATAGGATTGGCACTTCAATCATGTAGGTTACGGAGAAACGGTGGCATGAACAGAATAAGCATCGGTTATTGAAATGGACTGTTCGCCACTTCCTATTTTATAAGTAGCCGAAGTGCGATGTTCCTCCAGATCAACCTCGTTACTTTCTTGTTGACCTTCTCTCGTTTCTGGATAGGTCCACTGAATTTCATCCCCTTCGATATGCTGGATGTCTCTTAGTCGAACCGTAACATCTTCTGCTTTAGTGAGGTCCAGCGACACATTGGATGAGTTTTCAATATTCCATGAACTTACTATTTTTCGTGGTTTTAACGTAATGGCATTATCGCTTTCAACCTCAAGAGAAGCGGAGGCTGGAACGACTAAAGTTGCTTCTAATGAATGAAACGTTGTCGTCCATTCGTTACGTTGGGGTAAATCTTTAAACGTAATAAAAATCGTATCCCCTTTAATTTTGGTGAAAAGGTAGTCATTGACCTCTTCTAACAAAGGTTTGCGGTCGACATACTGAGTACGATACGTCCCAAAAATACTGATTTCCTTATCAGTTGAGGTTTCAATCGTTAAAGGGTGATCCCCTGTATCGACTACGATTCTCTTAATCTCTGTTCCTGTTTCTTTATTAAAGGCAGGGAGGTTTGCAGTCGCTACCTCATTATTGAAGGAAGAGGTAACGTGCTCAAGCAACCCTGTTGTTTGAACGACGGTCAATCCAATACCAACCATGCCAATAAATCCGACAAAGATTATACTTAAAAAATCATATTTTAAAAAGGCCTTTTCGCTACGAGATAGAAATAAATATAGTAAAATTTCGATTCCTAACACAATGAATAGCACAGGCCACCAACTGACTAAAATAAAGGCTGTTTCCCAATGAAGAATTTGTGTTAAAAGTAATAAAATCCCTAAAAATAACAGTGATCCTCCCATGGAAAAGGTTCCTACTCTCCAAGTTCTCATTCCTCAATCTCCTCATTCTTTGTCGTCTTTTTATTTCCTGACATAAGCTTTATGCCCCCTCCTATTAACAACAAACAGATGACCCCTGTTTGTAAATACGTATTAACCCAAGTGTAAAGATGAATATTCCAATATTCATATACAATGGGTGATACGATAGGGAAGAAAAGGTTTGTTGCAAGGTAATAAACACCAAGGAGAATAAGCCCGATCCCTATCCATTTCTGATGGTTGAGAAAATACGAGACAATCGGTTCATCTTCTAAAGGCTCTTGATCGTGTCTCGATGCTCTTTGTAGCCCATCAAAGAAGCTATAAAACCATATAATAGGAACAAAGAAGAGAAAAATCCCTAGGCGAAGGACATCTAATATATAGATGGAAAAGAGGAAGGCGGCCATTAATTGAATCCCTCTCTTTTGATATCCTAAGTAAAGATGACCTGCTCCAGGAAACATGGATAATAAGGTAGCTAATGTTCTGCTCTTTCGTCCCTCTGCATGGCGACTTTCAAAGTCTTCTAAAATGGAGTGGTCTGTTAGCTCTTTTCCAGCTTCCTTTTTATTTAATAACTGCATCGTATCAAAGAAGTTGTAAACCCATAGTACTGGTAAAATTATTAAGAAAACGATAAATTCACCACGACCTGTAATAGCGGTCACAAATAAAATCATTGCTGCTACTCCGAGGAATGAGGCTAAAAAGGTCATGCCTCGATTCATTAACCCGAGCTGGAAATGACCAAGCCCAGGGATAAGCGATAATACGATTGTGTAAAAGCGTTCTGAGCTTAATTCGGTCGTTTCTTTTCCTTCAATATTCGGCCGTTTTAACATTTTAGATGCCTTAATGGCTGTATAAATGATACTAATGACGTATAAAAGGAACCCTGCAAAA includes these proteins:
- a CDS encoding heavy metal translocating P-type ATPase, coding for MNEYRLQGLSCGNCAREMEEAINKLENGEGSRILYNSSKLILTNEVDLQKVEKILSADGAIIVKEGDYDSMDHTHSHDRTDRMKILLGLSTIIFLAAIYVDTQVQTNIPVIMYLTAAALSGYPTFIKGAKNLVQLKFNIDTLMTIALIGAFSIGEWKEGTLVAILFGVNELLEGLGMAKARKSMEELLKVAPKEAILLENGHERIVPIETLRKGDVVLVKSGQKIPSDGIVVSGRSSVNEAAITGEAMPVEKEKNEKVFGGSINNEGVLKVSITKEYKDSSLAKILHLVEEAQETKTPTEQFINRFAKYYTPLIMVVSLLVMVIPPLIIGGDWGIWFYQGLAVLIVGCPCALILSSPIAIVSGIARNAKNGILVKGGVFLEQLGKINTVAFDKTGTLTKGHPYVEKMFVYDEKRFFSIAGSIEKNSTHPIAKAVMEKVNEQGILFIEPDDIRTISGQGVTAVINGKEYTVGNEQSLHFPLPDDVAANIQLLKDEGYTLVIVSDKVTVLGVFGVTDEIRQESKEIINQLYSAGINNTVMLTGDHDKTAEKVAKQVGLTHYYASLLPEDKVAKVKELTKRGKVAMVGDGINDAPALATADLGIAMGKGTDSAIETADIVLMQDHLGKLPSAVKISKRVNNIIKLNLSLALGLKLIALLLTIPGWLTLWIAILSDMGATILVTLISLTIMIGETK
- a CDS encoding metalloregulator ArsR/SmtB family transcription factor; the encoded protein is MGLNKNSQAPELEECVEIDEETLFIVTQTFKALSEPTRVKILHLLAQKEHSVNDIAETLSLLQTTVSHQLRFLKNLRLVKYRREGTTLYYSADDDHVMNMLQQTIHHARHH